The sequence TCATCTTTTTGAAAAAGGAGACTATTCCTGGTGTCTTTTTATTAGTCATCTAGTAATTGAAAAATATCTGAAAGCACTTTATGTTCAGAATGTCGATCGGACTGTGCCTTATATTCACGATTTAGTAAAAATTGCAAAAAAAGCAAAAATTGAGATTGATGATGAAAATAAAATAATACTCGATACAATTACCACCTTTAATCTTAATACAAGATATGATGATTATAAAAAATCATTTTATAAAAAATGCACAAAAATATACACAAAAGAGCAATTTAGCAAGATTGAAGAGGTAAAAAAATGGATAATGAGTTTGATAAAGTACTAGCCCGAAAACATGTTTTGGAATATACAAAAAAGTTGCAGGAACTTAAGATGGATATTGTATCTGTTTATCTCTTTGGCTCATTAGTTAAGGGAAATTTTGGCGAATGGAGTGATATTGATATTGCAGTTGTTTCCAATAATTTAACAGGCGATCCGGTAGATGATAGACTAAAATTGATGAAATTGCGATGGGACATCGACTTGCGTATAGAACCTCACCCTTTCCTCCCGGAAGATTGGGAAGACGAAACCAATCCGTTTGTAGAAGAAATCAAGAAAACCGGTGAAAAAATAATATGAACATATCATTTCATAAACATGCACTCAATCGGATGAAAGAAAGGGGTGTTTTAAAAAAAGAAGTAATCTCAGCAATTAAAACGGGAGAAAAATTTT is a genomic window of Candidatus Cloacimonadota bacterium containing:
- a CDS encoding HEPN domain-containing protein translates to MTKEEHIKYWLNTAEEDWKVANHLFEKGDYSWCLFISHLVIEKYLKALYVQNVDRTVPYIHDLVKIAKKAKIEIDDENKIILDTITTFNLNTRYDDYKKSFYKKCTKIYTKEQFSKIEEVKKWIMSLIKY
- a CDS encoding nucleotidyltransferase domain-containing protein, producing MDNEFDKVLARKHVLEYTKKLQELKMDIVSVYLFGSLVKGNFGEWSDIDIAVVSNNLTGDPVDDRLKLMKLRWDIDLRIEPHPFLPEDWEDETNPFVEEIKKTGEKII